One part of the Anopheles coustani chromosome 2, idAnoCousDA_361_x.2, whole genome shotgun sequence genome encodes these proteins:
- the LOC131266130 gene encoding 2-oxoglutarate and iron-dependent oxygenase domain-containing protein 3-like, with protein MSDGGGQVRQRKKSASDGGGNRPRKSKFTSSTGSSTGSSPSVAQQHQMWARLVLMVGIAAIVYFTTFRTREKKFATQREVLDLRTQPLDCSRPYLEEISKFAGCIPANCGRFVSDKIVSPAEAGILLDLARAGFELGQSAGGASILDLHSGALSKGTQFINVYRLPEAKKLFTSQHINVYRHVKDKVQKAVADNFRLNVDSLHLTHPTFFSRLTNGTAKTIHDEYWHAHVDKETYNSFHYTTLLYLTDYGKDFAGGRFVFIDNEGKHNRTNVYIEPKRARVSGFTSGGENMHHVEQVTSGVRYAITISFTCDREYAMADPKFALEEAGEEDETSETNATSA; from the exons ATGAGCGACGGTGGAGGTCAGGTTAGGCAGCGCAAGAAAAGTGCCAGTGATGGCGGAGGCAATCGGCCACGTAAATC GAAGTTCACTTCTTCAACTGGATCGAGCACCGGTTCATCGCCAAGCGTCGCCCAACAGCATCAGATGTGGGCCCGGCTAGTGCTTATGGTTGGCATTGCGGCCATCGTGTACTTCACGACGTTCCGTACCCGGGAAAAGAAGTTTGCCACCCAACGGGAGGTGCTCGATCTACGCACCCAACCATTGGACTGCTCGCGACCCTACCTCGAGGAGATATCGAAGTTTGCCGGCTGCATTCCGGCCAACTGTGGGCGGTTTGTAAGCGACAAGATAGTCTCCCCGGCCGAGGCAGGCATTCTGCTCGATCTCGCCCGGGCTGGCTTCGAGCTGGGTCAGTCGGCCGGTGGGGCGTCCATACTGGACCTCCACTCCGGTGCCCTCTCGAAGGGCACGCAGTTTATCAACGTATATCGGTTGCCTGAGGCGAAGAAGCTCTTCACCAGCCAACACATCAACGTGTACCGGCACGTAAAGGACAAGGTGCAGAAGGCGGTCGCCGACAACTTCCGGCTAAACGTGGACTCCCTGCATCTCACCCACCCAACGTTCTTCTCGCGGCTCACGAACGGCACGGCCAAGACGATCCACGACGAGTACTGGCACGCGCACGTGGACAAGGAAACGTACAACTCGTTCCACTACACCACGCTGCTGTATCTGACCGACTACGGGAAAGACTTTGCGGGCGGACGCTTCGTGTTCATCGACAACGAGGGCAAGCATAACCGCACGAACGTGTACATCGAGCCGAAGAGGGCCCGTGTCAGTGGGTTCACTTCCGGCGGGGAAAACATGCACCACGTGGAGCAGGTCACGAGTGGCGTCCGGTACGCGATAACCATTTCGTTCACCTGCGATCGCGAGTACGCGATGGCCGATCCCAAGTTTGCGCTCGAAGAAGCCGGCGAGGAGGACGAGACGAGCGAAACGAATGCGACCTCGGCCTGA
- the LOC131266125 gene encoding reticulon-4-interacting protein 1 homolog, mitochondrial-like: MVLATCARLTAALRLGSREIPFTFRSLATATMASSNHESSSKQETQRRNAACRKMSGWQIHSYGSPEEEIQFNEGIKMPILKSPTQLLVKVKASSVNPIDVAMINGYGASVLNAMRCKDGGIEFPLILGRDFCGEIVQKGLGISSRELEVGDEVWGVVPVHLQGCHAEYVAVEKYCLFKKPADLNKIDASAVLYAGLTAWSGLYITGHLGDLLGAISPVGGGAGKKVLVLGATGGVGTLVVQMLLAERVEVFATCSPDAIQMVRNLGVDVVLDYTDPTHVQNLASVGRFDIVLDCAGKGSDYANEVPWKFDQYITFNSPVLKNIDTDGFAAGMIQNATSLVRNNMASLGAQKGLVKWGYFVPAPQGIAYLQRLVEKGKLLPVVEKVFPYANIPEAYERVAQKHLRGKIVIDYE, encoded by the exons ATGGTACTGGCAACATGTGCTCGTCTAACGGCCGCACTGCGACTTGGCTCACGTGAAATACCATTCACCTTTCGAAGCCTAGCAACGGCAACGATGGCATCCTCGAATCACGAATCTTCGTCGAAGCAAGAAACGCAACGACGAAATGCAGCTTGCAGGAAAATGTCCGGATGGCAAATACACTCCTACGGTTCGCCGGAAGAGGAGATTCAGTTCAACGAGGGAATTAAAATGCCCATCCTGAAATCCCCCACGCAGTTGCTGGTGAAAGTGAAAGCGTCCTCTGTGAACCCGATCGATGTAGCTATGATTA ATGGCTACGGAGCATCAGTATTGAACGCGATGCGCTGCAAGGACGGAGGCATCGAGTTTCCTCTTATTCTCGGCCGTGACTTTTGCGGCGAAATTGTACAGAAAGGCCTCGGGATCTCTAGTCGGGAGCTGGAAGTAGGCGATGAGGTGTGGGGCGTGGTACCGGTGCACTTGCAAGGTTGCCATGCTGAATACGTTGCTGTGGAAAAGTATTGC TTGTTCAAAAAGCCTGCAGACTTAAATAAAATCGATGCCAGCGCTGTGCTGTACGCGGGCCTTACGGCTTGGTCTGGCTTGTACATAACGGGCCACTTGGGAGATTTGCTCGGCGCGATATCTCCCGTGGGTGGTGGAGCAGGAAAAAAAGTGCTCGTGCTCGGGGCGACCGGAGGCGTTGGGACGCTTGTCGTGCAGATGCTCCTAGCGGAGCGTGTCGAAGTGTTTGCCACCTGTTCGCCGGATGCTATCCAAATGGTGCGCAATCTCGGTGTGGATGTGGTGCTCGATTACACCGATCCTACACATGTACAAAACCTAGCAAGCGTTGGAAG GTTCGATATTGTCCTCGACTGTGCCGGCAAGGGATCCGACTATGCCAACGAAGTACCGTGGAAGTTCGATCAGTATATCACCTTCAATTCGCCGGTCCTGAAGAACATCGACACGGATGGGTTCGCCGCGGGCATGATCCAAAACGCCACCAGTCTGGTGCGCAATAACATGGCCTCACTCGGTGCCCAAAAAGGACTAGTCAAGTGGGGGTACTTTGTTCCCGCCCCGCAGGGCATTGCCTACCTGCAGCGTTTGGTCGAAAAGGGAAAGCTCCTGCCGGTGGTCGAGAAGGTGTTCCCGTACGCCAACATACCCGAGGCGTACGAGCGCGTAGCGCAAAAGCATTTACGAGGGAAGATTGTGATCGACTATGAGTAA
- the LOC131266139 gene encoding uncharacterized protein LOC131266139, translating into MLKQKRKMPAAPAANGNQSDGSDYEVEWQVKPTPPKVSKANLFPLPRQVERNLQKRTRGRKESSSEESEVEDAEGLPTLTTEQVAAILDTVKNNKRFVLLVNNLNFTTAKEEIEQHFDKAGRVKGVRMPKRRSSGFAFVEMLDPVGFQRAFLLDGSYLDGRKISVDLSESGNKKSEERIKLLMQKNAEIRKLRKKNRSNTQAAEITLVPEVNNTPKQPVRDKFLNKPKVKIPSKKEAKQAKRQVSLKAKLKNIAKKGIKA; encoded by the exons ATGTTAAAGCAAAAGCGCAAAATGCCAGCGGCTCCGGCAGCAAATGGAAACCAATCCGATGGATCCGACTATGAAGTGGAGTGGCAAGTAAAGCCTACGCCACCAAAGGTTTCCAAAGCTAATCTGTTCCCGCTGCCTCGGCAAGTTGAGCGAAATCTGCAAAAACGTACCCGAGGCAGAAAGGAATCTTCGTCGGAGGAAAGCGAAGTCGAAGACGCCGAAGGCCTACCTACGCTCACCACCGAGCAAGTTGCTGCCATCCTGGATACGGTCAAGAACAACAAACGCTTCGTACTGTtggtaaataatttaaactttaCCACCGCGAAAGAAGAAATCGAACAACACTTTGACAAAGCTGGTCGGGTGAAAGGCGTACGAATGCCGAAGCGACGGTCGTCAGGATTTGCCTTCGTCGAAATGTTAGATCCGGTTGGCTTCCAG AGAGCATTCCTGTTGGACGGATCTTACTTGGATGGTCGAAAGATAAGCGTAGATCTGTCGGAAAGTGGCAACAAAAAGTCCGAGGAGAGGATTAAACTACTAATGCAGAAAAATGCCGAGATCCGTAAACTACGCAAAAAGAATCGATCCAACACCCAGGCTGCCGAGATCACCCTGGTGCCGGAAGTGAATAATACCCCCAAGCAACCGGTGCGGGACAAATTTCTTAACAAACCGAAAGTGAAGATCCCATCGAAAAAAGAAGCCAAACAGGCAAAGAGGCAAGTGTCGCTTAAGgcaaaacttaaaaatataGCTAAAAAGGGAATTAAAGCGTag